One window of Chamaesiphon minutus PCC 6605 genomic DNA carries:
- a CDS encoding urease accessory protein UreF — protein sequence MDRENATPDRQQLLRLLQLSSPLLPVGGYSYSEGLEQTIDRGIISDRGTLQAWIECELQTGAIRIETAMVDRAYLAGMTGEIARLRYWNQWLCAARETEELRLQSWQMGGSLVKLALELTPEIADSISAIGNPCNYAIAFGHVAQAWQIEREAAILAYVHTWVANQLSVGIKLIPLGQTAGQQILWQLQPNIDALARTIPTLADRDLYACSWGLSLASMQHETLYSRLFRS from the coding sequence ATGGATCGCGAGAACGCTACCCCAGATCGCCAACAGCTATTGAGACTGCTTCAGTTATCGAGTCCGCTATTACCTGTAGGGGGATATAGTTATTCGGAAGGATTGGAGCAGACAATCGATCGCGGCATCATTTCCGATCGCGGGACGCTGCAAGCTTGGATCGAGTGCGAATTACAGACTGGAGCCATTCGGATCGAGACGGCGATGGTAGATCGGGCTTATCTGGCGGGAATGACTGGCGAGATCGCTCGCCTGCGATACTGGAACCAATGGCTCTGTGCCGCTCGCGAAACTGAAGAGTTGCGCCTCCAAAGTTGGCAAATGGGTGGTTCGTTAGTAAAACTGGCACTCGAACTAACACCAGAGATCGCCGATTCGATCTCGGCTATTGGTAATCCTTGTAATTATGCGATCGCGTTTGGACATGTCGCTCAAGCTTGGCAAATCGAGAGGGAGGCGGCAATTCTGGCATACGTGCATACCTGGGTGGCAAATCAGCTCAGTGTAGGCATTAAATTGATTCCGTTAGGGCAAACAGCCGGACAACAGATCTTGTGGCAGTTACAGCCCAATATCGATGCGTTAGCGCGAACAATTCCGACTTTAGCCGATCGCGATCTTTATGCTTGTAGTTGGGGACTTTCATTAGCTAGTATGCAGCACGAAACCCTCTACAGCCGTTTATTTAGAAGTTAA